GCGCGAGATCGTCGAGATGATCACCGTCTGGGCCGCGCTCGAAGGCATGGCGGCCCATGCCGCCGCACGGAACGCCGAGGATGCCGATCTCCGCGCGCTCGGCAGGGCCTTCGAGGCGTTCGATATCGCGACTCTGCCCGACCATCTGAAGGCCTACGACGAGGCCAACCTCGACTTCCATCGGACGATCATCCGTCTCGGCGGCTGCGGGTTGATGGTCGAGATGACGACCAACCTGTTCATTCACATGCGGGCGATCCGGTCGGCCTTCCTCCATCGGGCCGGGAGGCTCGAGGACTCGATGCGCGAGCATGCCGCCATCATCGCCGCCTTGCAGGCACGCGACGCGGATCGGGCCGCGATCCTCGTTCGCGATCACGCGCTCGGGCTGATCGCGCATGTCGAGGCGCACTGGGTTTGGCCAGAGGGGTGAGAGGCACCTCTGACGGAGGACCACCGATGCTACCGTCCGTTCAGACGACCGATCTGCTCGGCCTCGGCTTCCTGATCATCGGGCTCGCCGCAGCTGGGATCGCCAGCGCGAGCCGGTCCGCGCGTTTCGCAGAGGAGCCGCGCGAGGAGCTCGCGGGCGGGGCTCTGCTGGTGGCGATCCTCGGCCTCGCCTTCGTGCTCGCCGAGTGAGCGGGCGCGGCGCGTCGTGAGCGCCGGACTTCCCGGGAGCCCGCCGCGCGCTACGGGGTCGCCTGCCCCGCGCGTGCGTTCCACTTCTCGAACTTCCCGAGCGCGCCCCACGCCGTCAGCCCGATGAAGATCGGCATCGTGTAGGGGCTCAGCCCGAAGGCGGGCGTGAGCTGTGCGAGCACCTGCCCGAGACCGGTGTTGAGCGGCACCTGGGACAGGATCTGCGTGGCGACGGCGCCGATGATGCCGATCGCCGACTTCTTGCCGGAGAGCAGCTGCCCGATCGTCTGCCCGAGCGCGCCGTTGACCGGCCCGAGGACCGCGCCGTCGGGACGCGCCGCGGGCGGGCCGGGCAAGATCGGGGCGGTCGGGAGGCGCGCACCGTCGATCTGTCGGCGCAGGGCCTGGAGGAACTCGTCGAGCCGCGCCGCGACGTCGGCGGGCGGCGCGGCCGGCGCGATCACCACCGGGGGCATCGAGGCAGGTTGCATCGGGGCGGGCTGCATCGGGGTGACCGCCCGCGCGGCGAGCTGTCGCTCCAGGTCCTGGATCCGCGTCAGCACCGCGTGGTCCGGCGCCGCCGGCCGCAGCGCCTCCTGGATGGCGGCGATCGTGCGCGCGTCCGCGAGGCCGGTATCGTCCAGACCGCACCGCGCCTGGAACGTCGCGACGGCCGTCATGGTCCGCGGCCCGTTCCGGCCGTCCTCGACGAGGGGCGGCGTCGCGCCGAGGCGATTGAGCGATTGCTGGACCCAGAGCGTGCTGTCGGCGAGTTCGTCGTCGGGCTCGCGGGACACGGCCGCCTCGACGGCGCGCGGCGCCGCGAGCGCGACCGTCGCGTCGAGGTCGATGAGGCTCCGCAGGATCACCGCGGTGCCGATCTGCGTGTCGACCACGTTCGGGTCGAACACGTGGTCGCGCACGAACTTGCCGCCGCGCGCGCCCGGCGGCCCGTAGGCCGTCGATCCGCCCCAGAGATACGGCGAGTTCACGCCCCGGCCGTGGTAGCCGTAGCCGTTGAAGCCCTCGAGCCGGTAGAGGGCCCGCGCGACGCTCCAGTCGCCGAGCCCGACCAGGCCCTGGAGGCGCAGCGCGTCGACCGCCCCTTCGACGAAGGCCTGCGGCCCCGTGAACGGCCCGCGCCCCTTCGGGACGATCGTGGTGCGCCGTCCGAGCTTCTGTCCGTTGCCGAGATACGTGTCGAAATCGAAGGCTGATTCCCGGTAGTGGCAGAGCCCGATGAACCACCAGGGCACGCCGGTGCGCGCCTCGATCTCCTGGTAGCGCGGCTTGCCGGCGGCGAGCTGCTGCGCGAGCTTGCGCACGGTCGCGAGCTTCTCCGGCCGGATCTGGAGCGACGCCCAGGTCCGCTCGTAGCCGTCCTGAAAATCCTGGAAGGATGCCATGTCGATGCTCCGGGCTCTGCGGTGACGAAGCCTTGATGGGACGGCCGGCACCTGCGCGCGGCCGGGCGCCGATCGGGCGGGGCTCCGGGCGACGCCCCGGATCCGGGCGCGCGCGGTCGCGCGCCGCCCGGGCTCGCGACGGAGGGACCGGGTGCGGTGTCGGCGACGTCCCGCGCGCGCCGGGCTAACCGGGCCCGGCGGCCCCCGCCGGCCGGCCGGCGCAGGAGATCCGGAACGCGGTCGGGAACGGCGTGCCCCCGTCCTCGACCGCGCCCTCGGCCCGCACGGCGTCGCGCAGGAGGATGCGGCGAACGATCTCCGGGACCATCGCGCCCGCCACGTAGCGGCCGAGGCACTCGTGATGGCCCCGGCCGAAATGGAGATAGGTCTGCTCCGGGCGGGCCGGGTCGAAGCGGTCCGGGTCGGGCACGCCGGTCGCGTCGAACATCGCCGACAGGCTGAGGGGCAGGACGACCCGGCCCTTGGCGATCCCGCTCTCGGCCGGGCTGCCCCGGCCGAGCACGTGGTCGGTCTCCGCCTGGCGGAACATGAAGGCGACGATCGGCGCGAAGCGCAGCGCCTCCCACACGTAGCCGTCGAAGGCGGCGGGTCCGGTCCGGGCGGCCGCGCGGGCCGCCGCGAGGATCTGCGGCCGGCCGAGGAGCTCCGCGAGGGCGTGCACCACGGCCTCCGACGTGGTCTCGATGGCCCCGATCAGCAGGCCGCCGACGTTGATGACGACGCGGTCCATGCCGAAGCCGGTCGCCGCCGGCAGGTGCAGCCGGAGCAGCCGGGTGAGGACGTCGTCGGGCAGGTCGGCGCCGGCCTCGATCGCCGCGACGCGCGCCGGGATGATCCTGGCGAAGGCCGCCCGCATCTCCTGGCGCGCCAGATCCGCCGCCGCGTGGATCGCGTCGGCGTCCGGGCGCTCGTCGAAGGGGAGGTTGTTGAACTGGTCGAACTGGTTCGCGTACGACCAGCGCAGCAGGTCGGCATCGGGCGCCGCGAACCCGAAGAAGCGCTGCACGATCCGCAGCGGGACGCGGCGCGAGACCGACGCCACGACGTCGATGGATCCGCCGCCCTGGTCGAGACCCGCGTCGAGGGCCGCGTCGGTCTCGGCGCCCGCCAGATCGCGGATCGCCGGGAGGTCGCGCCAGGACAGCACGGCGCGCATGACCGCCTTGTCGCGGTAATTCACCTCCGTGCCGTCGAGCGCCAGCATGAACTCGCCCATCTTGGGCTTGTAGAGCGCGACGGAGAAGACCTGCGGCAGGGACAGGATCTCCTCGACCTCGGCGCGGCCGGCGACGAGGATGGCCGCGCCGCAATCCAGGGCGGTCCGTCGCGCGCGCAGCTGCGCGAAGAAGGGCTGGGGCGCGCGGGCGATCCAGTCCCGGGCGCGCTGCCAGCGCTCCGCCACCGGCAGGGCCTCCAGGAAGGCGAGGCAGGGCGTCTCGGGAGCGGCGGCGCGCATGCACGACCTCCTGTGGCGTTCGCGGAGCGGCGCGGGCCGTCCGGCCCGACGCCCGGTGGTCAGTTGAGCGAGACGTCCAGCCCCTCGCGCAGGCGCGCCACGAGCTCGCCCTGCCGGTGCGTCTCGGTCTTGGCGAACAGGGCGCGCAGCTGGGTGCGGGCGGTCGAGATCGCGATGCCGCGGTCCTGGGCGTGGTCGTCGAGGGACCGTCCCGAAGCGACCGCGTTGGCGAGGATCGACTCGGCGACGGTCAGCCCGAACAGCTTCTGCAGCCGCGCGGCGTTGCTCCCCTGGACCTTCGGGGTCCCGGTCCGGATCACGATCGCCAGCTCGGCCCGCACCTTCGACCCGGTGCCGGCCGGCCGCTTCGACAGCGGGTGCAGCGACACCCGGTAGGGCATGCCGCTCTCGCCGCAGGTCACGGTGATGTGGTCGGCCTGCGTGATCGCGACGTCGCCGCTCGCGGCCGCGAGCGCCTCGCCGGCCGCGCGGGCGATCCGCCGCCCGGTCTGGCTGTCCTTGAGGACGAGGCTGCCCTTCACGAAGGACAGGCCGGTCCGGGACCGCGCCAGCGCCTCGGCGGCGCGGTTGGCGTGCGCGACGCGCAGGTCGGAATCCGTGAGGATCACGGCGGCGTCGAGCAGGTCCAGGGCGGAGGCGAGATCGGACGTGCGCTCGGAGGCCTGCCGCATCAATGCGTACAGCTCGAAGGCCCGGCGCAGGTGCGGGACGAGCATCGCCAGGCGCCGGACCTCGTCGGACCGGAAGGGGCCGCCCTCCTCGCCCCGCATCGCCGCGAGCGTCGCCATGACGTCGGCTTCCTTGGCGAAGTAGGTGACGAGGCTGTGCTCGATCTCGAAGGGCTGGACGACCTCCTTGAACAGGGCCGACTCGCGGAACTGCACCGCGTCGACCCCCTCCTCGGCGCGGATGACCTTGCCCTGGTTCGACAGGATGTAGGGGAGGCGCGGATCCTCGGTGGCGTGCCGGTAGAGGAACTCGCGGTACCGCGACCGCTCGAAGCCGGACACCGCCCAGAGCGGCTTGCGGTTCCCGTCGAGGCTGAACACGGCGAGCTGGCCGACCCGGCCGCCGACGAAATCGGTCAGATCCTCCAGGAGCGCCGACCACTCCTCCGGCTGGCCGACGCGGTCGTAGATCGACCCCACCAGAACCGAATACGCCTCGAGATCCTGCATGGCCACGCTCCGCGCTGAGTGCGAGTCTTGAGTGTTGTCAGATCTCCAGCCATCCGGTCGGACCGACAGGTGCCGAAATCGGTTGTTCCATTACGGATGCAATCGAACGACAAATCAATACTGATAAGATAGAAATCGAAACCGCGGAGCTCGCCTACAGGGTTCGCAGATACTCCAGGAGCTGCCGGCGCTGCGCGTCGTCGAGCTGCTCGGTCCCGTAGGTCGGCCCCTCGTGGCCGGTATTGGCATTGCCCGGCAGCGCGGTGTCGAACAGGAACGGCCCGAGATCGGACCGGAACCCGATCCGGTCCTCGTCCAGCTCCCGGCTCCCGACCCGGAACGTCCTGGATCGCCGGCTGGACGGCAGCAGGAGTTCGTACAGGTTCGGCACCGAGCCGTTGTGCAGGTACGGGCCCGTCGCCCAGATGCCGTTGAGCGGCCGTGCCTTGTAGACCATGAGGTCGCGGTCTCTCCGCGCACCGACGAACGCGGCGACGAGGCCCTTGCCGCCGGCGGTCGAGACGTCGTCGAGCATCGCGTTGCGGGCCTCGAGGGCGGCGGTGCCGCGCTTGAGCAGCCGGTCGAGGATGACGGTCTGGTCCGCCCCGACGCCCGCTGGGTCCGGTCCACGGTCGAGGGGCGCCAGGATCGCGCCGGCGACGAGCGTGGCCACGAGTTCGAGGCTGCTCGTCTCGGCGGCCAGCGGCGGCGTCGTCGCGAGGAACGGCATCCGGATCCCTTCGAGGATCCCGGTCCGCGCGCGCCGGGACACGGCGTTCGTCGCCATCTTCGGGTCGGTCCCGATCTCCGCCAGCGGCGTCAGGGTCACCGTCAGCGTGCGGTTCGCGCCGGTCGGGGCGATCGCGTGGCAGGACAGGCAGTACCGGTCGTAGTGGACCTTGCCGGCCGCGGCGTCCCGGGCCTGCGCCTCGGTGCGCGGCGCGATCCGGTCGGGCCAGGCCGGCGCCGTGAGGGCGCCCAGCTGGTTCTCGATCCGCAGGAGGTTGACCCGGTCCGCCGAGGTCTCGAACCAGAGCGGCGGCAGGGTCGGCTCCCGGATGTCGGTGCGGGCGAAGACCCCCAGCACCTCGCCGACATTCCGGCCCAGGCGCTCGACGGCGAGCCCGTTCGCGGCCGAGCCGTTCCACTGCACCCGGTCGTGCCACGACGTATCCCACAGGAACGGATAGCTGACGGGCGCGTCGGGCGGGGCGATGTTGTGCGGGTCGCGCAGATCGATGCCCGTCGCCCGGTTGAAGATCATGCCGAACGCGTCGAGGCGTGCCGGCCCCCAGGGCACCGCGGTCCGGCTCGACGCGACGTAACGGGAGAAGTCCTCGGCCAGCCGCGTCAGGCTGGCCCGCAGGCGGCGGCGGTCGGGCTCGGACGGGCCCGTCCCCGGCGCCGACAGTTCCGTCGGGATGACGCGGCGGGCGAAGCGCTCGAAGCGCGCCGGGTCGTCGCGCGTCCGCGCGAGGGCGCGGCCGAGTTCCTCGATGAAGGCGAACATGTCGGCATCGGCCGGGCCGCCGTCGATCAGGATCGACCGACCGCGCAGGTCGACCCGGTTCACGTGGCAGGCGGCGCAGGTCAGGCCGATCCACTCGCCGCGATCGTCGACGTCCTTCACGAACCCGATGGGGAGCCCGCTGCGGTCCGATCCGCGCGTCCCGTCGTACGGGTTCGGCAGGTAGCCGAAGCGCGCGAGCCCGTCCGCGACGAAGAGCGTGTCGTCGTCCGGGCGCTCCAGGGACATGAACCAGGCATACGGCATGATCTGCGAGCCCTGGCTCGCCCGGTAGAACCACGCGCGCTCCTGCGGCGTCCAGGATTGCTCGAGAAAGTGCGGGGTGCCGTCCGGCCTGTCGCTCGGCCCGTCTGCCGGCCCGTCACCCGGCCCGTCTGTCGGTCCTCGGTCGGCGGCGCGCGATCCGGCCTGCGCCGGGAGCAGGATCGCCGCGGTGAGCGCGACGACGCGGGCGGCGTGGCGGGCAGTCTGGCGGGCGGCCTGGGAGCGGGTCACGATCGCACCTGGGACATGGCGGGAACCCTGCCTTCGCGAAGCGTCTCGCCGATTTCAATAAACGCCGATCCCCGTGCGCGCGTCATTCGAATGGATGATGTTCGAATACAGTTTTTCTGTGAGGGTCGGCGCGCCGGTAGTTTCGAGCTTCGGTGGTGCGGCGCCCCTGCTCGGCCGCAATGCTGATTCGGGCAACCTGTTCTCCCGACCGTTGTTCTCGATGTCGTTTATATAGCGGTTACTGATCCCGTAAAATTTTATCGTCACTTGTTTCGACATCGGGCGGGGAGATGTTCGAGAGGTCACCGATCAGGACGGCCGGGGCACGGTCGCTGTCGTGCCCCGGCGGCTGAACCGCACAGTCCGGCACGGTCCGGCACAGCGCGGGCGATAGCGGGCGATAGCGGGCGATAGGAGGAGCGATGAGCGCCAGTGTCGCGGACATCCAGGCGGATGCCTCTCCCCACCATCTGCCCGCCCTGACGACGGGCCGGGACGCGTGGTTCCTCGACACCGAGCAGGCGCTCGCGGAGGAGATGGATCATTTCTGCGGGCCGCCGGAGCCCGGCGATCGCGCGCCCTGGCAGGCGCGGGCCGACCAGGCCCGGCTCGCCGCCCTGTGCCTGTCCGGCGGCGGGATCCGCAGCGCCACCTTCTGCCTCGGCGCACTGCAGGCCCTGGCCAGCCGGCGGATGCTCGGCGAGTTCCACTACCTGTCGACGGTATCGGGGGGCGGTTTCGCCGGCGGCTGGTTGCAGACGTTCATCCGTCAGTGCGGCAGCATCGCCGAGGCCGAGCGCCAGCTCGGCGGCTCGGGCAACGAGATCTTCGCCAAGCTGCGGCGCTACACGAACTACCTGACCCCGGAGGTCGGGATCCTGTCGCGCGACACCTGGGCCGGCATCGTTCTCTACATCCGGAACACGATCCTCAACTGGTTGATCATCTTCCCGCTGCTGCTGTTCGTCCCCCTCGCGCTGCTCGCCTACCGGACGGCGCTCGAGGCTGCGAGCGGCAGCACGCTGTGGCTGCCCCTGGTGCTCGGCAGCGCGGCGCTGTTCGTCGCGACGTTCAGCGCCTGCACCCTCCTGCCGAGCCATCGGCCGCGGACGGGCGGCGTCACGGCGTACGCGTCCCCGGCGCGGATCGCGGCCTGCATCATCGCGCCGACCTGCGTCTGGGCCCTCGCGCTGCCGTTCACGCTCCGCGCGCTGTTCGAGCAGCCGCTGCCGGTCTCGGGCCTCTCCCTGTGCCGCCTGGGCCTCGCCTACTTCGCCGTGCAGGTCGCGGCCTATCTCAGCGGCCTGATCTGGCAGACCTCGAAGGGCCATCCGGGCCTCTGGCTGTACGAGCGGAATCTCGGTCCCTGGCTCGCCAGCAGCCTCGTCTCGGCCGGGCTGATCTGCGTCTGCGCCGACGCGTCCATCGGCTGGCTGGTCGGTGGCTCCGCTGCCGGCTTCGACGCCGCGAAGGCCGAGGTCTCTCAGATCCTGACGGTCGCGGCCCCGCCGGCGCTGATCGTCATCCACCTTCTCCAGAGCGTCATCTTCATCGGGTTCCGGAAGAGCGCCGAGTGCGCCGACCTCGACCGCGAGTGGGTCGCGCGGGTCGACGGCCAGTTCCTGCTGGCCGCGATGGGCTGGACAGGCCTGTGCCTGTGCTGCCTCGTCCTGTCCGCCGACGCCCTCGGCCGCCAGGACGCGCAGATCCCCGCCCTGTTCGGCGCGCTCGGCGCCCTCGCCACCGGCCCGGCCGCCGCCTTCCTGGGCAAGCAGGTCTTCGTCCGCGCGCAGTCCCTGGCCGCCAAGGGACGCATGGACGACCTCGTGATGATCGGCCTCAGCGCGATGGCGGCGGTCTTCGGGATCAGCCTGTTCGCCCTGATGGGCTGGTGCCTCGGCCGCTTCCTCGGCCAGGCGCACGATTGGTGGGGCAACTGCCTGCTGCCGCGCCGGGCGCTCGGCGGCGCGGACACCGGCGCGGATGCCGGCTCCGTCTGCGGCATCAACCCCTACGGCATGATCGTGATCCTGGACGTCGCGGTGGCGGCAATCCTGGCCGGGGCCGTCTGGCTGTTCGGCCGCGTCAACGTCAACCGCTTCTCCATGCACGGCGTCTACCGCAACCGCCTGACCCGGGGCTTCCTCGGCTCGGCGCGGACGCGGCGCGACGCCGATCCGTTCACGGACTTCGACGAGGAGGACAGCCCGCGCATCGCCGATCTCGGGACCGAGAAGCGGCTCCTGCCCGTCGTCAACATGACGCTCAATCTGACGGATCTCCTCCACACCGAGTGGGCGGAGCGGAAGGCCGCCTCGTTCACCGCGACACCCTTCGCCTGCGGCTCGGCGATCCTCGACCGCGCCGACAGGGCGCGCGACCGGCCCGGCACCGTCGGCCCGCGCGGGGCCTACATCCGCACGTCGCAATATGCCGGGATGGAGACTCCGGGCGACCGTGTCAGCGCGGGCCGAGGGCCGCTGCTGGGCGGTCTGCTGACGATCTCCGGGGCGGCGGTCAGCCCGAACTGGGGCTATCACTCGTCGCGCCTGATCGCGTTCCTGATGACCCTGTTCAACGTCCGGCTCGGCGCCTGGCTGCCCAACCCCGCGGTGGCGCGCCGGGACGACCTCAAGCTCGCGAAGCCGAGGAACTCCGTGCTCGCGCTCCTGAGCGAGCTCGGCGGCCGCAGCACCGATGTCCGGCAGGCGATCTACCTCTCGGATGGCGGCCATTTCGACAATCTCGGCGTCTACGAGATGCTGCGGCGGCGCTGCGCGCGGATCGTGGTGATCGACGCGGGCCAGGACGAACGCTGCACGTTCTTCGACCTCGGCAACGTGATCCGGAAGGCCGAGGTGGACGGGCTGGCGAAGGTCCAGATGGGCGAGATGCGCATTCTCCCCCGCGCGACGATCGAGCGCGAGGGCAAGCGTGCCGGTGCGCTGGGCTACGCGCGGGGTACGATCGCGTATCCGGGGGGCCGCGACGCGGCCTCGCTGATCTACATCAAGCCGAGCTTCCTCGACGACATCCCCGCCGAAGTCCGCGCCTACGGCGCCACCAGCCCGGCCTTCCCGCACGAGAGCACGGCCAACCAGTGGTTCTCGGAGAGCCAGTTCGAGAGCTATCGCGCCCTGGGCTACTACCAGGTCAGCAAGATGTTCGGCTCGCAGCTCACGACCTTGTCGGACTGGTCCGTGTATCTCGACAGCGAGATCGGGCGCCGGACCGCGGATTCCTAGCGCGGGCGACGCCGGACGCGCGCACCTCCCGATCACGGTCGCTCGGCCGAACGCTGCGGCCGCGCGGACGCGCAGGTCCGGGACGACCGGCGCCGGGGTGGGGTGTCCGTCGCGCCGGCCGCGCCCCGGCGGCGGCGCGTCGTAGCAGAGCGGAAGATCAGTTCCTTCCGGGGCGGCCAAAGCGCAGGAAAGCCGATGCCGATCCGGCCGCGCTCAGGATCTCGGCACGTCGTTCAAGGCATCGCGGCTCGACCAGAGCGCCCCCTGTCCGCGGCATCCCGAGCGCCGCCCGGCCGGCGGGGCAGGGAAGTCCTTCGAACCCGCGCGCGGTCTGTGTCGAGCCGGCCACCGTCTGCCACGAGACCGAGCGGCCGAAGCTGATCGGGGCCGGGATTATTTCGTGCGCAAGCCAGATCGGTGAAGCGAGGGACGTGGAAACTCTATTGCGCGGCCCGATCAGGGCATCGATTGAGAAATCTACGTAAACTTGCGCGCTGCAGAGGCGCGGAATCGATCAAATGATGGATGCGTTAATTGAAAGTAGCTGCTAGGACACGTCGTGATGTCGTGCGGAGGAGCGGATGCGCTACCGGGCCGTAAGTGTCTTGGATGTGTCGGCGATGGCTTCGGAAGAGAACCCGACGGACGAGACCCTCATGCTCCGCGAGCACATCCGCCGTATCCTGCGCAAGCTCTCCCGCGCGCGGGCCGAGCTTCAGTACAGCTGAACGGCGCGGGGCATGCCGGCATCGGTGCGGAACGCCGCGCCCGCACCGTCGCGATGCGCGGCGTCGCGCGCCGGTCCGAGCCTCCGCGGTCTCACGAGGTGACGTCGGTGTCGTGGCGGCTCGGCGCGGGTTCGACGTCGCGACAGGACGGGGTGTAGGCGCACCAGCCGCACTGCCCGAGGTCGGCAGCCCGGGGCGCGTTCCACTGCGAGCACAGAGGGCAGACCTTCAGCACCAGCTTGGCGCCGTGCGCGAAGGCCAGACCGCGGCCGCGGAACGTGACTCTACCCTGGGGGAGATCAGTGGACATCGTCGCCCTGACTGTAACACAGGTTAGTCACTGGAACCTGTCCAATCTGTCCGATTCCGTCAACTCCGGGCCGGCCTGACGGGTATTCGGGGCCGAGCCGCATGTCCGATTCCGCCGGTCCTGACTGAGATCCTGGCTTAGATCCTGGCCGATCCTCTCCATCCGCCGGGCCCGAGTTCAGGCGATCACGGCCTCTCCCGTCCGGACCGTGAGTTCGCCGACGCGGCGCGCGTCCCTGATCGGGCGCGGGTGCGGTGGCGGGTGCCGTTCGCGGAGGCCGCATCGAACGAACGCCCGTCGGGCGCGTTTATGGCCATGCTTGCGCGATCCCCGAACAGCCCGTCCGACGTCAGAGCACGCGACACCGCCAACCGATTCGAGGCGGCCGACGTCGCCCTCGGCGTCGGGCTGGCACGCGCGAAAGACCACCCCGTCGTTCGAACGGTGGGGACGGCGAGCGAGATCGGGAGCTGGCAGTCCCTGCTCTCGCTGTCTGCCGGCACCCTCGTCCTGGGGCTCATGGTGCGCGATCGCCGGATGGCAGAAGCGGGGCGGCACATGCTGCAAGCCGGTCTCCTGGCCGGTGTCGTCAAGACGAGCTTGAAGCGGGCGGTGCATCGGACGCGCCCGAACGTCCTGATGGACGAGGGGGTCTACGTGCGGGGATGGCCGGGAACGGGCATCGGTCCGTGGCAATCCTTCCCCTCGGGTCATTCCGCCCTGAGCACCGCCGTCGCGTGCGCCGCCGCGCGCGCCTATCCGGAGATCAGGGGACCGTCCTACGCCGCCGCGGCCGGCGTCGTCACGGCGCAGGTTCTCCGCGGGGCGCACTTCCCCGCCGACGTGCTGGCGGGTGCCGTCATCGGCATCGCCGCGGAGTTCGCCGTCGACCGCCTGACACGCGACCGGCGCAGGTCGCCGCGCTGACGGCGCCGGGATCCTCAGGCCGCGCCTCTCCGCACGGACCGCGCCGAGGCGATGCGCTTCACGTCACAGCCGACGAGATCGAGATCCGCGAGGTCGCGCTCGCTGAACGACGCGAGTTCGCTCCGCGCGCGACGGCAGTCGAGCCATCGCCTGATGAGGGAGAACGGAGCCGTCATCTGATCCTCCTGGCCTGCGGAGACTGACATGCCCTGTGCGCCGCTCCGCGACCGTGACGAAGGTCACGGTCGCCCGGGCGCCTGGCCCGCCGCATGGGCGGGAAGGTGGGAGCCCCCCGGCCGCACACGCCGCGTTGCCGGGACGTCCCAGGCGGAGACGGCGCCGGCGTCGGCTCATCGGCCGCGAGGGGCGCATCGCCGAGGCCGGCGTCGCGTTCCTCGCGGACCGGGCTTCCGGCCTCGAAGATCCGCGGGATGGACCACCGCGCGTTGTGGCCCGCCGGCGCGCGCCCTTGAACAGCGCCGCGCCAATCGATAGGTTACTATCAATATCGGTGCGGGGCCGCCCGATGCGCGTCACCACGATCCGCCGGGAGGCTTGAGATGGCAGCCAAGACCCTACGGCAGCTCCGTCTGGCCTACACCCACACGCTGCTGCTCTCCGGACGGCAGTGGCGGCGCCTGGCCAACGCGGCGACCGAGGCCCACGGCATCTCGGAGGCCAAGGCCCTGCCGCTGGTGCTGATCGCCCGCATGGGCGGCGAGCCGCGCCAGACCACCCTGGCGGACGCGATCGGCATCGAGGGGCCGTCGCTGGTGCGGCTCCTGGATCAACTGGAGAAGGCGGACCTCGTCGCGCGCCGGGAGGACCCCACCGACCGCCGCGCGAAGGTGCTGACCCTGACGCCCGCGGGACAGGCGGTCGTCGCGCGGATCGAGGCGGATCTCGAGCGCCTCAGGGAGACGGTGTTCGCGACCGTGAGCGCCGCGGACCTGGAGGCCGGCCTGCGGGTGTTCCAGGCCCTGCAGGATCATCTCCGCGGCGAGGCCGGGCTCGACGGGGCGGAGGCCGGGGCGCGTCGCGGCGAGGCCGCGGAATGACGCTCCCCGGCTGGCGCGACTGGGCCTTCGCGCTCAAGACCTTCGGTGCCGGCATGCTGGCCCTGTTCCTGGCGTTCTGGATCGATCTGCCGAACCCCTACTGGGCGCTCGGCACCGTCTACATCACCAGCCAGGTACTGGCCGGCGCCACCCGCTCCAAG
This genomic window from Methylobacterium oryzae contains:
- a CDS encoding DUF1127 domain-containing protein, giving the protein MSVSAGQEDQMTAPFSLIRRWLDCRRARSELASFSERDLADLDLVGCDVKRIASARSVRRGAA
- a CDS encoding MarR family winged helix-turn-helix transcriptional regulator yields the protein MAAKTLRQLRLAYTHTLLLSGRQWRRLANAATEAHGISEAKALPLVLIARMGGEPRQTTLADAIGIEGPSLVRLLDQLEKADLVARREDPTDRRAKVLTLTPAGQAVVARIEADLERLRETVFATVSAADLEAGLRVFQALQDHLRGEAGLDGAEAGARRGEAAE
- a CDS encoding helix-turn-helix transcriptional regulator — protein: MQDLEAYSVLVGSIYDRVGQPEEWSALLEDLTDFVGGRVGQLAVFSLDGNRKPLWAVSGFERSRYREFLYRHATEDPRLPYILSNQGKVIRAEEGVDAVQFRESALFKEVVQPFEIEHSLVTYFAKEADVMATLAAMRGEEGGPFRSDEVRRLAMLVPHLRRAFELYALMRQASERTSDLASALDLLDAAVILTDSDLRVAHANRAAEALARSRTGLSFVKGSLVLKDSQTGRRIARAAGEALAAASGDVAITQADHITVTCGESGMPYRVSLHPLSKRPAGTGSKVRAELAIVIRTGTPKVQGSNAARLQKLFGLTVAESILANAVASGRSLDDHAQDRGIAISTARTQLRALFAKTETHRQGELVARLREGLDVSLN
- a CDS encoding di-heme-cytochrome C peroxidase, which translates into the protein MTRSQAARQTARHAARVVALTAAILLPAQAGSRAADRGPTDGPGDGPADGPSDRPDGTPHFLEQSWTPQERAWFYRASQGSQIMPYAWFMSLERPDDDTLFVADGLARFGYLPNPYDGTRGSDRSGLPIGFVKDVDDRGEWIGLTCAACHVNRVDLRGRSILIDGGPADADMFAFIEELGRALARTRDDPARFERFARRVIPTELSAPGTGPSEPDRRRLRASLTRLAEDFSRYVASSRTAVPWGPARLDAFGMIFNRATGIDLRDPHNIAPPDAPVSYPFLWDTSWHDRVQWNGSAANGLAVERLGRNVGEVLGVFARTDIREPTLPPLWFETSADRVNLLRIENQLGALTAPAWPDRIAPRTEAQARDAAAGKVHYDRYCLSCHAIAPTGANRTLTVTLTPLAEIGTDPKMATNAVSRRARTGILEGIRMPFLATTPPLAAETSSLELVATLVAGAILAPLDRGPDPAGVGADQTVILDRLLKRGTAALEARNAMLDDVSTAGGKGLVAAFVGARRDRDLMVYKARPLNGIWATGPYLHNGSVPNLYELLLPSSRRSRTFRVGSRELDEDRIGFRSDLGPFLFDTALPGNANTGHEGPTYGTEQLDDAQRRQLLEYLRTL
- a CDS encoding phosphatase PAP2 family protein gives rise to the protein MPFAEAASNERPSGAFMAMLARSPNSPSDVRARDTANRFEAADVALGVGLARAKDHPVVRTVGTASEIGSWQSLLSLSAGTLVLGLMVRDRRMAEAGRHMLQAGLLAGVVKTSLKRAVHRTRPNVLMDEGVYVRGWPGTGIGPWQSFPSGHSALSTAVACAAARAYPEIRGPSYAAAAGVVTAQVLRGAHFPADVLAGAVIGIAAEFAVDRLTRDRRRSPR
- a CDS encoding cytochrome P450; the encoded protein is MRAAAPETPCLAFLEALPVAERWQRARDWIARAPQPFFAQLRARRTALDCGAAILVAGRAEVEEILSLPQVFSVALYKPKMGEFMLALDGTEVNYRDKAVMRAVLSWRDLPAIRDLAGAETDAALDAGLDQGGGSIDVVASVSRRVPLRIVQRFFGFAAPDADLLRWSYANQFDQFNNLPFDERPDADAIHAAADLARQEMRAAFARIIPARVAAIEAGADLPDDVLTRLLRLHLPAATGFGMDRVVINVGGLLIGAIETTSEAVVHALAELLGRPQILAAARAAARTGPAAFDGYVWEALRFAPIVAFMFRQAETDHVLGRGSPAESGIAKGRVVLPLSLSAMFDATGVPDPDRFDPARPEQTYLHFGRGHHECLGRYVAGAMVPEIVRRILLRDAVRAEGAVEDGGTPFPTAFRISCAGRPAGAAGPG
- a CDS encoding peptidoglycan-binding protein, giving the protein MASFQDFQDGYERTWASLQIRPEKLATVRKLAQQLAAGKPRYQEIEARTGVPWWFIGLCHYRESAFDFDTYLGNGQKLGRRTTIVPKGRGPFTGPQAFVEGAVDALRLQGLVGLGDWSVARALYRLEGFNGYGYHGRGVNSPYLWGGSTAYGPPGARGGKFVRDHVFDPNVVDTQIGTAVILRSLIDLDATVALAAPRAVEAAVSREPDDELADSTLWVQQSLNRLGATPPLVEDGRNGPRTMTAVATFQARCGLDDTGLADARTIAAIQEALRPAAPDHAVLTRIQDLERQLAARAVTPMQPAPMQPASMPPVVIAPAAPPADVAARLDEFLQALRRQIDGARLPTAPILPGPPAARPDGAVLGPVNGALGQTIGQLLSGKKSAIGIIGAVATQILSQVPLNTGLGQVLAQLTPAFGLSPYTMPIFIGLTAWGALGKFEKWNARAGQATP